A region of the Candidatus Zixiibacteriota bacterium genome:
CCTGAAATGCTACCTGTACCGGGGTTAAAATAAGCAACACCGCCAGAACGTAGCGATAGCGCCGGTAGTATCTATAGAACCATTTTATCTTATCCAGCATTTGCTGTAACTCCGTTTCGATGTTTGAACTGCAGGTGGAACAGCTTTGAATAATAGCCGTTCGCCAGGATCAGTTCGGTATGGCTGCCGCGCTCGATTATCTCGCCGCGGCGAATGACCATAATCTGGTCAACATCAAGAATCGTCGAGAGCCGATGGGCCACGATAATCGAGGTCCGGCCGCTCATCAGCTTTTTGAGCGAGGCCTGGATGGTCCGCTCCGTTTCGGGATCAACCGAGCTGGTCGCCTCGTCGAGGAGCAGGATATCCGGATTGGAAGCCAGGGCTCGCGCGAACGAGAGCAACTGCCGCTCGCCGCGGCTGAAGTTCGAGCCTTTTTCCGACACTTCGGTGGCATAGCCGTCCTCGAGCTTGCCGATGAAACGATCGGCATCGACCGTTTTCGCGGCAGTTTTGATCCGGGTTTCATCGACACCTTCGGCATCGAGAGAAATGTTCGAGCCGACATCGCCCGGGAACAGGAAGATATCCTGCAACACGAGGGCAAATTGCCGACGCAGATCGGCTTTTCTGATTTTCCGAATGTCGATCCCGTCGACGGTTATCCGGCCGCGCTGTGGGTCATAAAGCCGCAGCAGCAGGCTGATGATCGTAGTTTTGCCGCCGCCGGTTACACCCACCAGAGCCATGCGTTTGCCCTTCGTTATTTCGAAAGTGGCATCCTTCAACGCCCAGTTGTTATCGCCGGTATAGCTGAACCAGACGTTTTCGAACCGGATCGCCTCTTTGAGGCCGCCCCAGGCAACCGGCTGTTCCGGATCGGGCAGGCATTGCGGTTCAGAGAGCAACGCGAAGATGCGCTTTGCACCGGCAATCGCCTTCTGAATCGTCGACAACTGCTCCGAGACACGCCAGATAGGATCATAGGATCGCCAGATCAGAATGATGAACATAATGATCGTACCGGAGGTGAGTAGTTCTGCATGGCGCCATTTATCGCCGAAATAAATCACAACGGCGAACATGACCGACTCGAAGAAGAAAACCAGGTTAAAGAATATGATAACCGCCACGTTGACGTACACATCCTCATCGAACTTAGCTTTGTTGGCCAGATCGACACGTCGACGGGCATAACTGCCGCGATGGAAGATCTGTACGATCGACATCGACTGTAAAAACTCAGTCAGAGTGGCTGTGACTTCAGCCATCTTTTTGCGAACGTTCAGAAATCGCCTGGTGGTTTTCCTTTCGAATATCACCACGAGGGCGGCGATGATCGGCACAACGATGATTAACAGCGACGCGAGATGCCAGCTATAGTAAAACATCACGGCGTAAATACCGGCTACGAGGAGCAAGTCCCCCACCACCAGTACCACCGTGTTGGTAAACAACATGCGTAACGACTCGGTGTCGGACTCGATCCGGGCAAGTAAACGGCCGACCGGATTGCGGTCGAAAAACGACACATCCAGCGACAGCACGTGATCGAACAGCTTACGCTTGAGCGTGACCATCACCGCCTGGCCGATCGTTTCCAGCTTGATGCGCTGGAAGTATTGCATCACGATTGTACCGACCTGGATGATGATAATCAGCGACGCCGTCATAAGGAGCCCATGGAAATCATGCGACTTTATGTCAATATCAACCGCGTCCTTAAGCAGAATCGGCCAATAGACCGAAAGGATCGTTCCCGTCGCCAACAGCACCAGGCAGAAGACTAGATCGTACTTATGCTCTTTCAGAAGCGGCAGCAGTCCGCTGAAGGCTTTACGCGAGGGGATATCGCGCTCAGCGGCGGTCTTTTCGTCTTCAAAGAATTCAGCGCTCATTGTCTTGTCTTTCAGATACTTAGTTTATTCCAGTGGCCAATTCATTCGACGGGACGGCCAATAAAAAACCCGCCGAACCTGATCTTGGTGCGGCGGGTGTAAACTCCGATTTTAGTGAAACAATTCACAAGCGTTTCTTACACCTCACGCCGCTATATGTACCATTAAGGCCGATGATGCACATGTAATTCACCTTAGACATTCAGGTACCTTTCCTTTCAAAGGCGCGGCTATGGTTAGAAACGAATCATTAAAGTCGATTTACGACGTAATTATCCTTTTGGTTTCGACCAATATAGAAAAAATTTTAATCCTGTCAAAACATTTTTTAGGGTCGAGATGGAATTTGTGATGAATGAGGGCATTAAGATCGAGTTACTGACGGTCACTCATTATAGGCTCGTAGGTCTGGTCCCGGAGAGAACAACGTTTTCGACAGCGCACTCACGAACGTCATTCCTGCGAAAGGGATTGTTGGCAAACCTCAATCGCGGCGGAGGCAAGCCCCGCCGCTACGCGTTGAAGAACCTTAACCTCGCGTAGCGGGCGGCCTTGTATCGTCCGCATTTATGAACATGGTCTGCAGAATATCCGCACATCCACGCATGTGACTTTTGCAACAGCCCTCAAGGAGCTGGCCACACAGCCGTCAATTGAAAGGGCAGGCTCGAAGACGGGCCTGCCCTATGGGTTCAGCGACAGAGTCTCGATGTCTACGGGCAGGGAAGCGGTGGTGTGCTCTCCTGGAACATGTATGAGATCAACGCGACCAGATCAGCGATATCAACACTGTAATCACCGTTGATGTCCAACTCCAGCAGGCATTGTGGCGCCGGCCCACCATTGAAGGCCCATTCAACCCAGAAGACTATATCCGATATCGAAAGCTGGTTATCATGGTCGGCATCGCCGCGAAGCTCGCAGCAGCAGGCGTCACCTATCCCGTCACCATTGCTGTCCTCCTGTCCCGGATTGGCAA
Encoded here:
- a CDS encoding ABC transporter ATP-binding protein, giving the protein MSAEFFEDEKTAAERDIPSRKAFSGLLPLLKEHKYDLVFCLVLLATGTILSVYWPILLKDAVDIDIKSHDFHGLLMTASLIIIIQVGTIVMQYFQRIKLETIGQAVMVTLKRKLFDHVLSLDVSFFDRNPVGRLLARIESDTESLRMLFTNTVVLVVGDLLLVAGIYAVMFYYSWHLASLLIIVVPIIAALVVIFERKTTRRFLNVRKKMAEVTATLTEFLQSMSIVQIFHRGSYARRRVDLANKAKFDEDVYVNVAVIIFFNLVFFFESVMFAVVIYFGDKWRHAELLTSGTIIMFIILIWRSYDPIWRVSEQLSTIQKAIAGAKRIFALLSEPQCLPDPEQPVAWGGLKEAIRFENVWFSYTGDNNWALKDATFEITKGKRMALVGVTGGGKTTIISLLLRLYDPQRGRITVDGIDIRKIRKADLRRQFALVLQDIFLFPGDVGSNISLDAEGVDETRIKTAAKTVDADRFIGKLEDGYATEVSEKGSNFSRGERQLLSFARALASNPDILLLDEATSSVDPETERTIQASLKKLMSGRTSIIVAHRLSTILDVDQIMVIRRGEIIERGSHTELILANGYYSKLFHLQFKHRNGVTANAG